The Aureispira anguillae genome contains a region encoding:
- a CDS encoding tetratricopeptide repeat protein codes for MNMKDDYPGDEVFDRIEELCDRGDAYMDEGKYRPALKRFWKAFDLLPAPKTQYPAGTWLLVCIGDINFQVQNYKGGVENLNKAKAFPEGAGNPFLHFRLAQCYFELDEKEAARTEFEQAFKVDGAAIFDDEDPKYWAFFQQKQ; via the coding sequence ATGAATATGAAGGACGATTATCCAGGCGATGAAGTATTTGATAGAATAGAAGAATTATGTGATCGAGGGGATGCCTATATGGATGAAGGAAAGTATCGCCCTGCGCTTAAGCGTTTTTGGAAAGCTTTTGATTTATTGCCTGCTCCCAAAACACAATATCCTGCTGGAACTTGGTTATTGGTTTGCATTGGAGATATTAATTTTCAGGTTCAAAATTATAAAGGAGGGGTGGAGAATCTAAACAAGGCAAAAGCGTTTCCTGAAGGAGCAGGGAATCCTTTTTTGCATTTTAGGTTGGCGCAATGCTATTTTGAATTGGACGAAAAGGAGGCAGCAAGAACTGAATTTGAACAGGCATTTAAGGTGGACGGAGCGGCTATTTTTGACGATGAAGACCCCAAATATTGGGCGTTTTTTCAACAAAAACAATAA
- a CDS encoding aminoacyl-histidine dipeptidase, with amino-acid sequence MNIQDLQPKALWKNFADLNAVPRASKKEERVIEFAKQFGEGLGLPTQVDAVGNVIIKKPATPGMEDRTTVVLQSHLDMVHQKNADTNFDFDTEGIKMLIDGDWVKADGTTLGADNGIGVATIMALLESTDIPHPPLEALFTIDEETGMTGAMGLVGGLLEGSIMLNLDTEDDDELTIGCAGGIDVTATGTYETIPTPAGYTAYKLTVKGLTGGHSGMDIHKGRGNANKLMNRLLYHMNQQFDFHIAAIDGGSLRNAIPRESFATIVINSNDAKKEQAFVAEWQDILKKEYQTTDPDLQLSLSACDLPSHVCSTAFQKQFIASVYACPNGIYRMSPDIEDLVQTSNNLARVLLKEGAYKVLCLTRGSVDSEKLDEANAIVNTFELIGATVALSGAYPGWAPNPTAKIVTIMSDLYQELYQEEAHVYACHAGLECGILGNNYPDMEMISFGPNIRGAHSPDEKVQISSVQKFWAYLLETLKRIPKA; translated from the coding sequence ATGAATATCCAAGATTTACAACCTAAAGCTCTTTGGAAAAATTTTGCGGATCTAAATGCCGTTCCTAGGGCTTCTAAAAAAGAAGAAAGAGTTATTGAATTTGCCAAGCAATTTGGCGAAGGTCTAGGCTTGCCAACGCAAGTAGATGCTGTGGGAAATGTCATCATTAAAAAACCAGCTACTCCAGGGATGGAAGATCGCACTACAGTGGTGCTTCAGAGCCACTTGGATATGGTGCATCAAAAAAATGCCGATACGAATTTTGATTTTGATACAGAAGGAATCAAAATGTTAATTGATGGCGATTGGGTGAAAGCTGATGGCACTACGTTGGGCGCTGACAATGGAATTGGTGTCGCAACCATTATGGCTTTATTGGAATCTACGGACATTCCTCATCCTCCTTTGGAAGCACTCTTTACAATTGATGAGGAAACTGGAATGACGGGTGCCATGGGCTTGGTTGGTGGCTTGCTGGAGGGCTCCATCATGCTGAATTTGGATACAGAAGATGACGACGAATTGACCATTGGTTGTGCTGGCGGAATTGATGTTACAGCCACAGGAACTTATGAGACGATTCCAACACCTGCGGGATATACGGCTTATAAGCTAACCGTAAAAGGACTAACAGGTGGACATTCTGGAATGGACATCCACAAAGGGCGTGGCAATGCCAATAAACTAATGAATCGTTTGTTGTATCACATGAACCAACAATTTGATTTTCATATTGCAGCTATTGATGGTGGAAGTTTGAGAAATGCCATTCCTAGAGAATCTTTTGCAACCATTGTCATCAACAGCAATGACGCTAAAAAAGAACAGGCTTTTGTAGCAGAATGGCAAGACATTCTAAAAAAAGAGTATCAAACAACCGATCCTGACTTGCAACTTAGTCTATCAGCTTGTGATCTGCCTAGTCATGTTTGTTCTACTGCATTTCAAAAACAATTTATAGCAAGTGTTTATGCTTGTCCAAATGGGATTTACAGAATGAGTCCAGATATTGAGGATTTGGTACAAACCTCTAATAACTTAGCAAGAGTATTGCTTAAAGAAGGTGCCTACAAAGTGCTGTGTCTCACCAGAGGTTCTGTAGATAGCGAAAAACTGGATGAAGCAAATGCGATTGTAAATACCTTTGAATTAATTGGTGCGACTGTTGCTTTGAGTGGTGCTTATCCTGGTTGGGCTCCCAATCCTACTGCCAAGATTGTTACCATCATGAGCGATTTGTATCAGGAGTTGTATCAAGAAGAGGCGCACGTTTATGCCTGTCATGCTGGTTTAGAATGTGGCATCCTAGGGAACAATTACCCCGATATGGAAATGATTTCTTTTGGACCAAACATTCGTGGTGCACACTCTCCTGATGAAAAAGTGCAGATCAGTTCAGTACAAAAATTTTGGGCTTACTTATTGGAAACCTTAAAGCGTATTCCTAAGGCTTAA
- a CDS encoding B12-binding domain-containing radical SAM protein, translating to MNTKVLLITPPFTQLNTPYPATAYLKGFLNTQQIDANQADLGIETILELFSRQGLSTVFEIIAENFEASELSADSQRILHLAEDYLQTISPTIAFLQHKNPTLAHSICSRTYLPEAGRFQAINDLDWAFGTMGTQDKARHLATLYLEDLGDLIKECIDPHFGFSRYAERLGRTATHFDPIQEALEEENSLVSDILTQLLEYKIEDYAPTVVCLSVPFPGNLFGALKCGQYIKENHPDIKLILGGGYANTELRSLSDERLFDYIDYVCLDDGEAPLLFLLEHLAGQREAAQLKRVFAKVGGVVSYYNNAIEKDIPQREVGTPDYSDLPLEEYLSVIEIVNPMHRLWSDGRWNKLTLAHGCYWGKCSFCDISLDYIQRYEPVNASILCDRIETIIEQTGQNGFHFVDEAAPPALMRDLALEIIRRKITVVWWTNIRFEKSFTYDLCQLLKASGCIAVSGGLEVASDRLLKLMKKGVTVAQVARVCDAFTQAGIMVHAYLMYGFPTQTEQETIDSLEMVRQLFEQGVLQSGFWHQFAMTAHSPVGLVPEEYMVERIGPNLGGFADNDLYHEDRTGAEHELFAQGLKTALFNYMHGTGFEIDLAEWFDFETPTTSIASDYIYDALNVPIKPPRPNALVIWLGNSPSISFFEDENQGTIETIAALHFFTKQNDWVMEMDAELGNWLFELLEQLALGEQPISTFKQLKTSFEAMNIGTIEELIDSSIWAQLNENGLLIC from the coding sequence TTGAATACCAAGGTACTACTCATCACACCACCCTTTACCCAATTAAATACGCCCTATCCAGCGACTGCTTATTTAAAAGGTTTTTTGAATACTCAACAAATTGACGCCAACCAAGCAGATTTGGGCATTGAAACCATCTTAGAATTATTTAGTCGCCAAGGCTTATCTACTGTTTTTGAAATAATAGCAGAAAACTTTGAAGCCTCTGAACTATCGGCAGATAGCCAACGTATTTTGCATTTAGCAGAAGATTACCTCCAAACGATTAGCCCTACCATTGCTTTTTTGCAACACAAGAATCCTACTTTAGCCCACAGCATTTGTAGTAGGACCTATCTGCCCGAAGCAGGGCGTTTCCAAGCTATTAACGACTTAGATTGGGCTTTTGGAACAATGGGCACTCAGGACAAAGCACGGCACTTGGCAACCCTCTATTTAGAAGACTTGGGGGATTTGATCAAAGAATGCATTGATCCTCATTTTGGTTTTAGCCGCTATGCAGAACGGCTAGGGCGGACGGCTACTCATTTTGATCCCATTCAAGAAGCTTTAGAAGAAGAAAACAGCTTAGTTTCTGATATTTTAACCCAACTATTGGAATACAAAATAGAAGATTATGCTCCTACAGTAGTTTGTTTGTCGGTTCCCTTTCCAGGCAATCTTTTTGGTGCCTTAAAATGTGGGCAGTACATCAAGGAAAATCACCCTGACATTAAACTTATTTTAGGTGGCGGATATGCCAATACAGAATTGCGTTCTTTATCCGATGAACGTCTGTTTGATTATATCGATTATGTCTGTTTAGACGATGGCGAAGCTCCGCTGCTGTTTTTGTTGGAGCATCTGGCGGGTCAACGGGAAGCGGCACAGCTAAAACGTGTTTTTGCTAAAGTGGGAGGTGTTGTTTCTTATTATAATAATGCCATAGAAAAAGATATTCCACAACGAGAAGTTGGCACACCTGACTACAGTGACTTGCCCCTAGAGGAATACTTATCGGTCATAGAAATCGTTAATCCCATGCATCGTTTGTGGAGTGATGGAAGGTGGAACAAACTAACACTAGCGCATGGTTGTTATTGGGGGAAGTGTTCTTTCTGCGACATTTCATTGGATTATATACAACGATACGAGCCTGTTAATGCAAGTATTCTCTGCGATCGAATTGAAACCATTATAGAGCAGACTGGACAAAATGGATTCCATTTTGTTGACGAAGCGGCTCCTCCTGCCCTCATGCGAGATTTGGCATTAGAAATTATTCGAAGAAAAATAACCGTGGTTTGGTGGACCAATATTCGTTTTGAAAAGAGTTTTACTTATGATCTCTGTCAATTGCTAAAAGCTTCGGGCTGTATTGCGGTTTCTGGTGGTTTGGAAGTGGCATCTGATCGCTTACTAAAACTCATGAAAAAAGGCGTTACCGTGGCGCAAGTTGCTAGAGTCTGTGATGCCTTTACGCAAGCAGGCATTATGGTGCATGCCTACCTGATGTATGGCTTTCCAACTCAAACAGAACAAGAAACCATTGATTCTTTAGAAATGGTTCGTCAATTATTTGAGCAGGGAGTCCTTCAATCTGGTTTTTGGCATCAGTTTGCCATGACAGCACATAGTCCTGTTGGTTTGGTTCCTGAAGAATATATGGTAGAGCGAATTGGCCCTAATCTTGGTGGTTTTGCCGACAATGATCTCTATCATGAAGATCGAACAGGAGCGGAACATGAGTTGTTTGCACAAGGATTAAAAACTGCTTTATTTAATTATATGCATGGTACTGGTTTTGAAATAGATCTAGCCGAATGGTTTGACTTTGAAACGCCTACTACTAGTATTGCTTCCGATTATATCTACGATGCGCTTAATGTTCCCATAAAACCTCCTCGCCCTAATGCATTGGTGATCTGGTTGGGGAATAGCCCTTCCATCTCCTTTTTTGAGGATGAAAACCAAGGAACAATTGAGACCATAGCTGCTTTACATTTTTTCACCAAACAAAATGATTGGGTTATGGAAATGGACGCGGAACTAGGCAATTGGTTGTTTGAACTACTAGAACAATTGGCACTTGGAGAACAGCCCATATCAACCTTTAAACAATTAAAAACAAGCTTTGAAGCCATGAATATTGGAACCATAGAAGAACTGATTGATTCTTCTATCTGGGCACAATTAAATGAAAATGGTTTGCTAATTTGCTAA
- a CDS encoding YceI family protein: protein MKKAINLFLLLTLSIVSYAQTTWTIDPSHSKVNFSVSHLVISEVDGDFKTFDGAIKTTKDDFSGASISFTIEVSSINTGNESRDKHLQSEDFFHASKYPQMTFESTSFKKKSAGKYELKGKLTMRGVTKTVTFDVKHGGIAVDGYGNTRAGFIAKTTINRIDYGVAWNAKTEQGGWTVGEAVEIVLKSEFIKQK from the coding sequence ATGAAAAAAGCAATCAATTTATTCTTGTTGTTGACGCTAAGTATTGTTTCTTATGCACAAACTACTTGGACGATAGATCCTAGTCATTCTAAGGTCAATTTTTCTGTAAGCCACCTTGTGATTTCGGAAGTAGATGGCGATTTTAAAACATTTGATGGTGCCATCAAAACAACCAAAGATGATTTTTCAGGTGCTTCTATTAGCTTTACGATTGAGGTGAGTAGCATCAATACAGGGAACGAATCAAGAGATAAACATTTGCAATCAGAAGATTTTTTCCATGCGAGTAAATACCCCCAAATGACTTTTGAAAGTACTTCTTTTAAGAAAAAGAGTGCTGGAAAGTACGAACTAAAAGGAAAACTAACCATGCGTGGAGTAACTAAAACAGTAACCTTTGACGTTAAACATGGGGGAATTGCAGTAGATGGTTATGGCAATACAAGAGCTGGTTTTATTGCTAAAACAACCATTAATAGAATTGATTATGGAGTAGCTTGGAATGCTAAAACAGAACAAGGCGGCTGGACCGTTGGAGAAGCAGTTGAAATTGTACTTAAATCGGAGTTTATTAAGCAGAAATAA
- a CDS encoding DUF4332 domain-containing protein: MEKTIIDIEGIGPKYAEKLKAIGILTVGTLLERGASPAGRRQLEEETGIDGKRILDWIGMADLYRINGVGKQFAELLKVTGVDTVKELKMRNPANLCQALMETNETKKLARTVPALPQVEAWIRQAKVLEARLSY; this comes from the coding sequence ATGGAAAAAACAATTATTGATATAGAGGGGATTGGTCCCAAATACGCTGAAAAATTAAAGGCAATTGGAATTTTGACCGTAGGAACCCTCTTAGAGCGAGGAGCAAGCCCTGCTGGTCGCCGCCAATTGGAAGAAGAGACAGGAATTGACGGAAAGCGCATTTTGGATTGGATTGGGATGGCGGATTTGTATCGAATTAATGGGGTAGGAAAGCAGTTTGCCGAATTACTTAAAGTGACTGGTGTTGATACGGTTAAAGAACTAAAAATGCGTAATCCAGCTAATTTATGCCAAGCTTTGATGGAGACCAATGAAACAAAAAAATTGGCTCGTACAGTTCCTGCTTTGCCACAGGTTGAGGCATGGATTCGTCAAGCCAAAGTATTAGAGGCACGATTAAGTTATTAA
- a CDS encoding polyamine aminopropyltransferase, whose protein sequence is MKNKKSSSSFILMTALFATGLSGIVAEYVLATLATYFLGDSVFQWTIVLSLMLFSMGLGSRLSKSLEKNLLEAFIFIELLLSILISLCALITYLIMPYTNSIWLVMYLMAVVIGLLIGMEIPLVTRINDNYKSLRANISGVMEKDYYGSLFGGLFFAFIGIRYLGLTYTPFVVGGINFLVALLLFYYLRNAIANRQRNQLQLGFVLTAALLGLGLFLAEPIVLYGEQSRYREKVVFTKQTPYQKITVTQWQGDYWLYLNTGKQLSTFDEWMYHEPLVHPAMKLAQSHKKILIMGAGDGCAIREVLKYPDVDSIILVDLDPEMTNIGQHHPIFKQLNQSAYFSPKLRVVNADAFNYLEATKAFYDVIIADFPDPKSVEINRLYTREFYQICKKRLRPHGVFITQAASPYYTTKAFRTIEKTIAAAGFQVVPIHNHIYTFGEWGWVIGMKEPPAASIKKQLQTLTFEDVDVRWINRESMLMMTSFGRDLVKVDRAALEINTIHNPVLYRCYAEGNWSYYF, encoded by the coding sequence ATGAAGAATAAGAAGAGTAGTTCCTCCTTTATCTTAATGACCGCCTTGTTTGCAACGGGTTTATCAGGAATTGTGGCAGAATATGTATTAGCAACGTTGGCTACCTATTTTTTAGGAGATTCTGTTTTTCAATGGACAATTGTACTTTCCCTGATGCTCTTTTCGATGGGTTTGGGCAGTCGATTAAGCAAATCACTGGAAAAAAATCTATTAGAAGCGTTTATATTTATAGAATTGTTGCTTTCTATTCTTATTTCGCTCTGTGCTTTGATTACCTATTTGATCATGCCCTATACCAATAGTATTTGGCTGGTTATGTACCTCATGGCTGTTGTTATTGGCTTGTTGATTGGAATGGAAATTCCTCTAGTCACTCGCATTAATGACAACTATAAATCTTTGCGTGCCAATATTTCGGGGGTGATGGAAAAAGACTATTATGGCAGTTTATTTGGGGGCTTGTTTTTTGCTTTTATTGGAATTCGATATTTGGGATTGACCTATACCCCATTTGTCGTTGGAGGCATCAATTTTTTGGTGGCTTTATTGCTGTTTTATTACCTTAGAAATGCCATTGCCAATAGACAACGCAATCAATTGCAATTGGGTTTTGTTCTCACTGCTGCGCTACTAGGCTTAGGACTGTTTTTGGCAGAACCTATTGTTCTATATGGCGAACAAAGTCGTTACAGAGAAAAAGTAGTGTTTACCAAACAAACCCCTTATCAAAAAATTACCGTAACTCAATGGCAAGGAGATTATTGGTTGTACCTCAACACTGGTAAACAGTTGAGTACTTTTGACGAGTGGATGTATCACGAACCCTTGGTTCATCCAGCCATGAAACTGGCACAGTCGCACAAAAAAATACTCATCATGGGTGCAGGAGATGGTTGTGCCATTCGAGAAGTACTCAAATATCCAGATGTAGACAGCATTATCTTGGTAGATTTAGATCCTGAAATGACCAACATTGGACAGCATCACCCTATCTTTAAACAACTCAATCAATCGGCTTACTTTTCGCCCAAATTGCGTGTTGTTAATGCCGATGCGTTTAATTACTTAGAAGCCACCAAGGCTTTTTACGATGTGATTATCGCCGACTTTCCCGATCCCAAAAGCGTTGAAATTAATCGATTGTACACTAGAGAATTTTATCAAATTTGTAAAAAACGCCTACGCCCTCATGGAGTATTTATTACGCAGGCGGCTAGCCCCTATTATACCACCAAAGCATTTAGAACCATAGAAAAAACAATTGCCGCCGCTGGTTTTCAGGTTGTTCCTATTCACAATCACATTTATACTTTTGGCGAATGGGGCTGGGTAATTGGCATGAAAGAGCCTCCTGCTGCCAGTATAAAAAAGCAATTGCAAACACTAACATTTGAAGATGTTGACGTTCGTTGGATCAACCGAGAAAGTATGCTTATGATGACTTCTTTTGGTCGAGATTTGGTAAAAGTAGATCGAGCAGCACTAGAAATTAACACCATACATAATCCCGTTTTGTACCGTTGTTATGCCGAGGGAAATTGGTCTTATTATTTTTAG
- a CDS encoding DUF4178 domain-containing protein: protein MFDWFFNLFRKKEEESPIKVDLNVHDLAKGCILDYNLESWEVLAAYTYKYKGYSSKEYKIRSSSETRFLNVSDSNSLVLGMSKEVNINNVDAQLRSSVAQGQPLVRLNWNNETYTLKESAQGQFSDDQIGDWASFSSWEYVNAANTKFVYVSKWEDNSIECFAGDYLKEHEISNILAST, encoded by the coding sequence ATGTTTGACTGGTTTTTTAATTTATTTAGAAAAAAAGAAGAAGAAAGCCCTATAAAGGTAGACCTTAATGTTCACGATTTAGCCAAAGGCTGTATTCTTGATTATAACTTAGAAAGTTGGGAAGTTTTAGCTGCCTATACCTACAAATACAAAGGCTATTCTTCCAAAGAATATAAAATTCGTTCTAGCTCAGAAACTCGTTTCTTGAACGTGTCCGATAGCAACAGTCTAGTATTGGGCATGAGCAAAGAGGTAAATATCAATAATGTTGATGCTCAATTGCGCTCTAGTGTTGCACAGGGACAACCCCTGGTTCGCCTTAACTGGAACAATGAAACGTATACGCTTAAAGAATCTGCACAAGGACAATTTTCTGATGATCAGATTGGAGACTGGGCTAGTTTTTCTAGTTGGGAATATGTAAATGCCGCCAATACCAAATTTGTTTATGTATCCAAATGGGAAGATAACTCTATTGAGTGTTTTGCTGGTGATTATTTAAAAGAGCATGAAATTTCTAATATTTTAGCCAGTACTTGA
- a CDS encoding DUF350 domain-containing protein gives MEEYLAFSYWGEPFIYMLVCFLLFLSGKLLYQALHKGVNVDAEMVDKDNLAFAITHVGYFVGLLLAICGAMAGFQHESLWQDLMITFGFGLGAIVLLNLAIIINDRIIFGALELKRSIIEKSNIAVGIVEAGNSITNGLIIFGVLSVEAEHVFVALIYWLVAQIIMVVITMLYNKVMPYDVFTKIYTGNAAVAVALVGFLIGIANIIRYTIETEHSDWAESAVAIGIQLVSALIAFPIFRLLTDKLLLPKRSITDELIHQEKPNFGVGLVEAFAYISASILIIISL, from the coding sequence ATGGAAGAATATTTAGCCTTTAGTTATTGGGGAGAGCCCTTTATATATATGTTGGTGTGCTTTCTTTTGTTTCTCAGCGGAAAGTTATTGTATCAAGCATTACACAAAGGGGTAAATGTGGATGCAGAAATGGTAGACAAAGACAATCTTGCCTTTGCCATTACACATGTTGGGTATTTTGTTGGCTTATTGTTGGCAATTTGTGGAGCCATGGCGGGTTTTCAACATGAGTCGTTGTGGCAAGACCTAATGATTACTTTTGGTTTTGGATTGGGAGCCATTGTCTTGTTAAATCTAGCCATTATCATTAACGATAGAATCATCTTTGGAGCCTTAGAACTCAAAAGAAGCATTATAGAAAAAAGTAATATTGCCGTTGGAATTGTAGAGGCTGGAAATTCGATTACCAATGGCTTAATTATCTTTGGGGTATTGAGCGTAGAAGCTGAGCATGTTTTTGTAGCACTTATCTATTGGTTGGTCGCACAAATTATTATGGTGGTAATAACAATGCTTTATAACAAAGTGATGCCCTATGATGTTTTTACGAAAATCTATACGGGTAACGCTGCTGTGGCAGTTGCCCTAGTTGGTTTTCTGATCGGAATTGCTAATATAATCCGTTATACCATTGAAACCGAACACAGCGATTGGGCAGAGTCGGCAGTCGCTATAGGCATCCAACTCGTATCTGCCCTAATTGCCTTCCCTATCTTTCGTTTACTCACAGACAAATTATTGTTACCCAAACGAAGCATTACAGACGAATTAATCCATCAAGAAAAACCCAATTTTGGGGTAGGTTTGGTAGAGGCGTTTGCATACATTAGTGCTTCTATTTTGATTATCATTTCGCTTTAG
- a CDS encoding T9SS type A sorting domain-containing protein, with the protein MSLSKQFFTYLFLAILSTSTFAQTGWTTCNTNPGVLTGTTTSILPTDSTPLATFVSPPSPTSTIPNTEFVVMLNDSIASDSMGFAIIGTSIDGRVSPMNMGLSVGDSFSIAAFSYDIQQIKLIVHGIFNNQAAIPPIAIPCCTFFDNIIPNFCTNLNAMGISDSSDINDLNDVMTFVAAFAPGRGLSLAGLSFILTGISDSTIAGLGCTYGINICHAADSISSNHDHYVVTTGVNTTKIAGNDALQTAISPNPFKHTITAKISSKTSGKHNIQVLDAMGKVVHQKANNWAAGTQTLNLDLSHLSAGLYYLRITNPMHVVTQKIIKQ; encoded by the coding sequence ATGTCTTTAAGCAAACAATTTTTCACTTATCTTTTTTTAGCCATCTTATCTACTTCTACTTTTGCTCAAACAGGGTGGACGACTTGTAATACGAATCCTGGCGTTTTGACAGGTACTACTACTAGTATTCTTCCAACAGACTCTACTCCTTTAGCCACGTTTGTCAGCCCCCCTAGCCCAACTAGCACCATTCCTAATACAGAATTTGTAGTTATGCTAAACGATAGTATTGCCAGTGATTCAATGGGGTTTGCAATTATTGGAACAAGTATAGATGGTCGTGTCAGTCCAATGAACATGGGCTTATCCGTTGGAGATAGTTTTTCTATTGCCGCCTTTTCTTATGACATTCAACAAATCAAATTAATTGTACATGGCATCTTTAACAATCAAGCGGCTATCCCTCCTATTGCAATACCTTGCTGCACTTTTTTTGACAATATAATTCCTAATTTTTGTACGAATTTAAATGCGATGGGCATTTCAGATAGTAGTGACATCAATGACCTTAATGATGTAATGACCTTTGTAGCGGCATTTGCTCCAGGTAGAGGTCTATCTTTAGCTGGGTTAAGTTTTATTTTAACTGGAATTAGTGATTCAACGATAGCTGGATTAGGTTGTACTTATGGTATAAACATTTGTCATGCCGCAGATTCTATCAGCAGCAATCATGATCATTACGTGGTAACAACGGGAGTCAACACCACCAAAATTGCAGGAAATGATGCCTTACAAACGGCTATCAGCCCTAACCCTTTTAAGCATACTATTACCGCTAAAATTAGCTCTAAAACCAGTGGAAAACATAACATTCAAGTATTGGATGCAATGGGAAAGGTTGTGCATCAAAAAGCCAACAACTGGGCAGCTGGCACTCAAACATTAAACCTAGATCTGAGTCATTTATCCGCTGGCCTGTATTACTTACGAATTACCAATCCAATGCATGTTGTCACTCAAAAAATAATCAAGCAATAG
- a CDS encoding Crp/Fnr family transcriptional regulator: MNDLLYQNILRKATISMDTFEEFKTLTKTVTLPKGAFFVQAGDIAQYTAFVLSGVLYSYNIDEKGEKHVLQIALKNNWISDPYSFFSQKEALYYVEVLTTTEVVLLSKKNLDLACNRYPSLERFFRLLVQDAYAHLLQRVSQLNSNTAEERYLDLLTTHPEIIQQVPQYCIASYLGIKPQSLSRIRKKMLNE; encoded by the coding sequence ATGAACGATTTACTCTATCAAAATATTTTAAGGAAGGCAACGATCTCAATGGATACATTCGAGGAATTTAAGACGTTAACAAAAACTGTTACCCTTCCCAAAGGTGCTTTTTTTGTCCAAGCAGGAGATATTGCGCAATATACTGCCTTTGTACTATCTGGGGTATTGTATTCTTATAATATTGATGAAAAAGGAGAAAAGCATGTGCTGCAAATTGCTTTAAAGAATAATTGGATATCAGACCCCTATAGCTTTTTCTCTCAAAAAGAAGCCCTTTATTATGTCGAAGTATTAACGACTACCGAGGTTGTTTTGTTGAGTAAAAAAAACTTAGATCTGGCTTGCAATCGCTATCCTAGTTTAGAGCGATTTTTTAGATTGTTAGTGCAGGATGCTTATGCCCATTTGTTGCAACGTGTCTCACAACTTAATAGTAATACGGCTGAAGAACGCTATTTGGATTTATTGACCACTCACCCAGAAATTATTCAGCAAGTTCCTCAATATTGTATTGCCTCCTATTTGGGGATTAAACCTCAGTCATTAAGTCGAATTCGTAAAAAAATGTTAAATGAATAG